The Gemmatimonadota bacterium genome has a segment encoding these proteins:
- a CDS encoding carboxymuconolactone decarboxylase family protein, translated as MTEPRALVDDATRALVELAAAIAQGEEPVVRDKVTDALEVSIPPEWVDELLLQSVLMCGWPRTLIAASLWRKAVGVPAVNGDAGLDYAEYAEWSRRGEETLRTVYGDNYAKLRQNVNKLHPALDVWMMVEGYGRTLSRPGLDLARREFCVIVQTAVLDTPRQLHSHLRGALNAGASIADVEAVLGLVNPFLSYDHWKSVKELWESVVDGWSPLA; from the coding sequence ATGACGGAACCACGTGCTCTGGTCGACGACGCCACGCGCGCCCTGGTTGAACTCGCCGCCGCCATCGCCCAGGGCGAAGAGCCGGTGGTGCGCGACAAGGTGACCGACGCGCTCGAGGTAAGTATCCCGCCCGAATGGGTCGATGAACTGCTGCTGCAGTCCGTCCTCATGTGCGGCTGGCCGCGAACACTGATCGCCGCATCGCTCTGGCGGAAAGCCGTTGGTGTACCCGCCGTGAATGGCGATGCCGGGCTCGACTACGCCGAGTATGCGGAGTGGAGCCGACGCGGCGAAGAAACACTGCGAACGGTGTACGGCGACAACTACGCCAAGCTTCGTCAGAATGTGAACAAGCTGCATCCGGCACTCGACGTCTGGATGATGGTCGAGGGCTATGGCCGGACACTGTCGCGGCCGGGGCTCGATCTCGCGCGCCGCGAGTTCTGCGTGATTGTGCAGACGGCTGTGCTCGACACCCCGCGTCAGCTCCATTCGCACCTGCGTGGTGCGTTGAATGCCGGCGCAAGTATCGCTGATGTAGAGGCCGTGCTGGGCCTCGTGAACCCGTTCCTCTCCTATGATCATTGGAAGTCGGTCAAGGAGCTCTGGGAATCGGTCGTCGATGGATGGAGTCCACTCGCATGA
- a CDS encoding asparaginase, whose protein sequence is MSDFAVVAVRGPLVESIHRVSVAVTRPDGEMVAWAGDPSQVTFWRSAAKPFQLLPLVEDGGVESFGLDRAMLALACGSHNAEPIHREVGARWLAALGLSESDLSCGGHPSLWPALADMMIHDDVVPTPLWSNCSGKHAGLLALARLHGWPTAGYEESGHPVQQRVAATIAEWSGLAPDALQWGVDGCTAAAVALSLHGMAVAYARLGASDQPAMRTIRDAMMSEPHLVAGTDRLDTILMQAWPGRVVAKIGAEGVYSASLPELGLGISLKVEDGDMRCAGIALVAVLDTITARFGAGIEWPGAALQPWREPIIRNTRREPTGLYGTLGGLRFT, encoded by the coding sequence ATGTCTGACTTTGCTGTCGTCGCCGTTCGCGGCCCCCTGGTGGAATCGATCCATCGCGTCTCGGTCGCCGTGACCCGTCCGGATGGCGAAATGGTCGCGTGGGCTGGAGACCCCTCGCAGGTGACCTTCTGGCGTTCGGCGGCGAAGCCGTTCCAGCTCCTGCCGCTCGTGGAAGATGGTGGCGTCGAGTCGTTCGGCCTCGACCGCGCGATGCTCGCCCTTGCCTGCGGGTCGCACAACGCCGAGCCGATCCACCGCGAAGTCGGCGCACGCTGGCTTGCCGCGCTCGGGCTCAGCGAGAGCGACCTCTCGTGCGGCGGTCATCCATCGCTCTGGCCGGCGCTCGCCGACATGATGATCCACGACGATGTCGTGCCGACCCCGCTCTGGAGCAACTGCTCCGGCAAGCATGCCGGTCTGCTTGCGCTGGCGCGGCTGCATGGCTGGCCCACGGCGGGATATGAAGAATCCGGCCACCCGGTGCAACAGCGTGTCGCGGCGACAATTGCCGAATGGTCTGGACTCGCGCCGGACGCCTTGCAGTGGGGAGTTGACGGCTGCACCGCCGCGGCGGTGGCGTTGTCGTTGCACGGGATGGCCGTGGCATACGCACGACTCGGCGCGTCCGATCAGCCGGCGATGCGCACCATTCGCGACGCGATGATGAGCGAGCCCCATCTGGTCGCGGGCACGGATCGGCTTGATACCATCCTGATGCAGGCGTGGCCAGGGCGGGTGGTCGCCAAGATTGGGGCCGAAGGGGTCTACTCGGCCTCACTCCCCGAGCTCGGGCTCGGTATCTCCCTCAAGGTAGAAGACGGTGACATGAGGTGTGCGGGGATCGCGCTGGTCGCCGTGCTCGACACGATCACCGCCCGCTTCGGTGCTGGGATCGAGTGGCCCGGTGCGGCGCTCCAGCCCTGGCGAGAGCCAATCATACGGAACACGCGGCGCGAACCGACCGGGCTCTACGGCACGCTCGGCGGCCTGAGGTTCACTTGA